A window from Fusarium musae strain F31 chromosome 8, whole genome shotgun sequence encodes these proteins:
- a CDS encoding hypothetical protein (EggNog:ENOG41), giving the protein MLGLTDVLSNMVQSLRVNELDLSKKFRKLMCWRVFFQNTMEAIAPLATFATYVVISQETGNPLSTASAYTSLSLIYLLSNPMSTLIRAIPGMKASLACFDRMQGFLLSDSCKDHRLPLSIRDSPSQQEAQSFGSHAFAQDRTSIELLDRSNEPSVDVGQPLMIVSDASFRWPKTEAPVLSNISFPIRKSHFTFVIGSVGSGKSTLMKALLGELQPSQGFVYTDARRIAFVDQKPWIQNLTIRQNILGVSTYHKDWYDRVVHACGLEQDIAEMPDKDATKAGSGGVSLSGGQNQRLALARAIYSKAGVLILDDVFSGQDASTEEHVYRLLFSEAGLLRELGTTVVCVTNAIHRLAYSDHVIALSEHGTVQHQGTFEQLENDTDYFSGLHLRQNGAATGDGDSSKANDKSTSAPQGPEEETESANRALGELATYAYYFNTVPKWHVLLLVTLTVLFGAAHKMTELLLSFWTGHSVVTQQSVNNFYLGLYAMLAGLAIIGIMGAAVHYLVIMVPLSSEVLHARLLRTVMNAPLSFFSRMDVGVTTNRFSRDMSVIDTELPFALIDLAIDTSVTIMSVILMCVFSGYFVATLPPLAFFCWLLQRFYLRTSRQIRILELQANSPLFTQFLDTLQGLSSVRSFGWVKQFKEQHFQFLDASQRPYYLLFSIQRWLAVVLDLAVAALATILMVLIVKLRDNFEPKFVAMALLNVTSFSQYLTQLIKNYTQLETSLGAVSRTKEFCTTTDSENLPGEVVTPPESWPSHGHVQIDKLTAAYTASGEPVLHNVSLDIAAGFKVGVVGRSGSGKSSLMACLLRMLEVDPNSSIKFDGIDITTLPRQTVRASVAVVPQHPFFMKKTTVRDNLVPRGEQPEERILDVLNRLRMKEAVEKLGGLDGILDVERLSQGQRQLLCLARAILANKKMIFLDEASSNVDAKSEQLIRQVVQEEFVGCTVIAIAHRLGAVVDFDRVAVMGGGKVIEWDNPRELLKRESEFKRLWDLSSG; this is encoded by the exons ATGCTTGGCCTGACGGATGTTCTCAGCAACATGGTTCAAAGTCTGCGAGTCAATGAGTTGGACCTGTCCAAGAAGTTCCGTAAACTCATGTGCTGGCGTGTTTTCTTCC AAAATACCATGGAAGCCATTGCTCCGCTCGCTACGTTTGCGACCTATGTCGTCATATCTCAAGAAACAGGCAATCCTTTGAGTACGGCTTCTGCATATACTTCCCTTTCGCTTATCTATCTTTTGTCTAACCCTATGTCCACACTCATACGAGCGATCCCTGGAATGAAGGCATCGCTTGCATGTTTCGATCGAATGCAGGGCTTTCTGTTGTCGGATAGTTGCAAGGATCACCGCTTACCTCTCAGTATCCGTGACAGCCCATCccaacaagaagcccaaAGTTTCGGGTCGCATGCTTTTGCTCAGGACAGAACTTCGATTGAGCTACTCGATCGATCCAACGAGCCTTCAGTGGATGTTGGCCAGCCTCTCATGATTGTTTCGGACGCAAGCTTTAGATGGCCGAAGACGGAAGCGCCAGTCCTCAGCAACATTTCCTTTCCCATCCGTAAATCTCACTTCACTTTTGTTATTGGGAGTGTGGGTTCTGGGAAAAGCACTCTCATGAAGGCCTTGCTGGGCGAGTTGCAGCCTTCCCAAGGATTTGTCTACACTGACGCCCGACGAATCGCATTTGTTGACCAGAAGCCGTGGATCCAGAACTTGACGATTCGACAGAACATCCTCGGTGTATCCACATATCACAAAGATTGGTACGATAGAGTTGTCCATGCATGTGGGCTCGAGCAGGACATTGCTGAGATGCCTGACAAGGACGCCACGAAAGCGGGCAGCGGCGGTGTTTCTCTCAGTGGTGGCCAGAACCAGAGACTTGCACTTGCAAGGGCCATTTACTCAAAGGCAGGAGTGCTTATTCTCGACGATGTCTTTTCGGGACAAGATGCTTCGACAGAGGAGCATGTTTACAGGTTGCTCTTTTCAGAAGCAGGGTTGCTAAGAGAGCTGGGCACGACTGTTGTTTGTGTGACAAACGCTA TTCATCGGCTGGCATATTCAGACCACGTCATTGCTCTAAGCGAACATGGCACAGTTCAGCACCAAGGCACATTTGAGCAACTCGAGAACGACACTGATTACTTCAGTGGTTTGCATCTTCGGCAGAACGGGGCTGCCACGGGAGACGGCGACTCCTCGAAAGCCAACGACAAATCAACTTCAGCACCTCAAGgaccagaagaagaaaccgAATCTGCTAACCGAGCACTGGGGGAACTTGCTACGTATGCTTACTATTTCAATACGGTACCCAAGTGGCATGTTCTGTTGTTAGTGACGCTCACAGTCTTGTTCGGCGCGGCCCACAAGATGACTGAGCTATTGCTTAGTTTCTGGACCGGTCATTCTGTTGTCACTCAACAAAGCGTCAACAACTTCTACCTTGGACTCTACGCAATGCTGGCTGGACTTGCAATAATTGGCATCATGGGTGCAGCTGTGCATTACCTTGTTATCATGGTACCGTTGAGCAGCGAAGTTCTGCATGCCCGGCTACTCCGGACAGTTATGAATGCTCCGTTGtcattcttctcgaggaTGGATGTTGGCGTTACAACAAACCGCTTCAGCCGCGATATGTCAGTTATAGACACAGAGCTTCCGTTTGCATTGATTGACCTGGCCATTGACACCAGCGTCACTATCATGTCTGTTATACTTATGTGTGTGTTCTCTGGATACTTTGTGGCGACGCTGCCCCCTCTTGCTTTCTTCTGCTGGT TGCTTCAGAGATTTTACCTCCGAACTTCTCGTCAGATCAGAATACTTGAGCTACAAGCAAACTCACCTCTATTCACACAATTCCTTGACACCCTCCAAGGTTTGTCTAGTGTAAGATCCTTCGGTTGGGTGAAGCAGTTCAAGGAACAACACTTTCAGTTCCTTGACGCTTCTCAGCGTCCATACTATCTCCTCTTCAGTATTCAGCGCTGGCTAGCTGttgtccttgaccttgcagTGGCAGCGCTTGCTACAATCCTGATGGTCCTTATTGTTAAGCTTCGAGACAATTTCGAGCCGAAGTTTGTGGCAATGGCCCTTCTCAATGTGACATCCTTCTCGCAATATCTCACGCAACTCATCAAGAATTATACGCAACTGGAGACTTCTCTGGGTGCTGTTAGTCGTACTAAAGAGTTCTGCACCACAACTGACAGTGAGAATCTCCCGGGCGAGGTTGTTACCCCACCCGAGAGTTGGCCTTCCCATGGCCACGTGCAGATCGACAAGCTGACAGCTGCATACACCGCTTCGGGCGAGCCAGTGCTACACAATGTCAGTCTAGATATCGCCGCAGGCTTCAAGGTCGGCGTCGTTGGACGTAGTGGCAGTGGCAAAAGCTCCTTGATGGCCTGTCTTCTCCGGATGTTGGAGGTTGACCCCAATTCTAGCATTAAGTTTGACGGTATTGACATCACTACACTCCCGCGACAAACTGTACGGGCTTCTGTGGCAGTCGTACCTCAGCATCCGTTCTTCATGAAGAAGACTACCGTTCGTGACAATCTGGTCCCTCGCGGCGAGCAGCCTGAAGAGAGAATTCTCGATGTGCTTAATCGCCTCAGGATGAAAGAGGCTGTAGAAAAGCTTGGAGGCTTGGACGGcattcttgatgttgagcgACTATCGCAAGGTCAACGCCAACTTCTTTGCCTAGCCAGAGCTATACTGGCTAACAAGAAGATGATTTTCCTTGACGAGGCGAGCAGCAACGTCGACGCCAAGTCGGAGCAACTGATCCGACAGGTGGTCCAAGAGGAGTTCGTGGGATGCACGGTCATCGCTATTGCACATCGCTTgggtgctgttgttgattttGATCGAGTTGCTGTGATGGGAGGAGGAAAGGTGATCGAGTGGGACAACCCAAGGGAGCTACTGAAGAGGGAGAGCGAGTTCAAGAGGCTATGGGATTTGAGTTCCGGATAA
- a CDS encoding hypothetical protein (EggNog:ENOG41), with protein MVSYKVFRGTPEGKIVSDTVERELQNHEVFIETTHSGVCGTDKLYQPSGIVLGHEGVGVIREVGSSVKNVKVGDRVGFGYTHQICGSCDNCCTDLDQYCRERQIYGFSDTDNGSFSYGAVWDSKTVAPIPDGYDSADAAPLLCAGATVYTVLTKYGLRSQDRVGVMGIGGLGHLAIKLAAAKGAHVVVFSSSESKRQEAMDYGASEFIVFKSGDEAPKDFKPVKHLLLCGSANVDYSSLVPLVDTDGVIYPLTAALESTPVPLTSLSLKGIRVQGSLVSSRDSLRKLLDFAARKNIKPTIMTYPLNEEGIEKALHDLKEGKVRYRAVLVKE; from the exons ATGGTCTCTTACAAGGTCTTCCGAGGAACCCCCGAGGGAAAGATTGTCTCTGACACCGTCGAGCGTGAGCTTCAGAACCACGAGGTCTTCATTGAGACAACACACTCTGGCGTTTGTGGAACGGATAAGCTCTACCAACCCAGCGGAATTGTCCTGGGTCATGAGGGTGTTGGAGTTATTCGTGAAGTTGGATCTTCAGTGAAGAACGTCAAGGTTGGCGACAGAGTTGGATTCGGATACACACATCAGATCTGCGGCTCTTGCGACAACTGCTGTACAG ATCTTGACCAGTACTGCCGTGAGCGCCAGATCTATGGTTTCTCCGACACTGATAACGGCTCTTTCTCTTACGGCGCTGTCTGGGACTCAAAGACCGTTGCTCCCATTCCCGATGGATACGACTCCGCTGATGCCGCCCCTCTGCTTTGCGCGGGAGCCACTGTTTACACAGTCTTGACCAAGTACGGTCTCCGGTCTCAAGATAGAGTCGGTGTCATGGGTATTGGTGGCCTGGGCCATCTTGCCATCAAGCTCGCTGCCGCCAAGGGAGCCCACGTCgttgtcttctcttcctccgagTCCAAGAGACAGGAAGCCATGGACTATGGTGCCTCTGAGTTCATTGTCTTCAAATCTGGAGACGAGGCTCCAAAGGACTTCAAGCCTGTTAAGCACTTGCTTCTCTGTGGTAGCGCAAATGTCGACTACAGCAG TCTCGTTCCTCTTGTTGATACGGATGGTGTCATCTACCCTCTAACTGCCGCTCTGGAGTCCACTCCTGTTCCTCTGACCTCGCTCTCCCTCAAGGGTATTCGCGTCCAGGGCTCACTAGTCAGCTCTCGCGATAGCCttcgcaagcttcttgactttgcgGCCAGGAAGAACATCAAGCCCACCATCATGACTTACCCTCTCAATGAGGAGGGTATTGAGAAGGCTCTGCACGATTTGAAGGAGGGTAAGGTTCGATACAGAGCTGTCCTTGTCAAGGAGTAA
- a CDS encoding hypothetical protein (EggNog:ENOG41), with product MSTIQAAMAQLLPAERQACEGRQLLSLNAAISRTLLTIEPACHLAFELRKMQINIRCHILAALVEEGTSDTAQRPSQHETSFEYWLPHPDTILESVEQELHYNLGRLSSPTVGGTPDESPERRRCATAAIMTRADEPPMAKKRPADNEFDSVAKRPKTWLSAITRGLFT from the coding sequence ATGTCTACAATACAGGCCGCTATGGCCCAGCTTTTACCAGCCGAACGACAAGCTTGTGAAGGTAGACAGTTATTATCGCTCAACGCCGCTATCAGCCGAACGCTTCTCACTATCGAACCGGCTTGTCACCTAGCTTTTGAACTACGCAAGATGCAGATAAACATCCGTTGTCATATTCTTGCcgctcttgttgaagagggaACATCAGATACGGCTCAACGACCGAGTCAACATGAAACGTCTTTTGAGTATTGGTTGCCTCATCCCGACACCATCCTTGAAAGCGTCGAGCAGGAACTACACTACAACCTTGGTAGACTATCCTCGCCTACAGTTGGTGGTACACCTGACGAGAGCCCTGAGCGAAGGAGATGCGCAACTGCAGCAATCATGACTAGGGCAGACGAACCGCCGATGGCAAAGAAGCGACCCGCGGACAACGAATTCGACTCTGTCGCCAAGCGCCCCAAAACATGGCTTAGTGCAATCACGAGAGGGCTTTTCACTTGA